The stretch of DNA TATCATAAACAAAGCAAGGCAATGTAACAACAAACGCTTGGTTCAAGCTGTAGGTTTCAGTTCGCGGTGAATCGGCAAACCGAGAGGAGTGTATAATCATTTgttaaataagattaataaattccacaaacgaagagaaaataatactaattgaAAAAGTGAAACGGATAAAATTCATCGTTAACTACACACCGACAAAATGGTatttatcgattaaaatatttagatatttgaaaattataaaaagataagcAATATGCAAATCAGATTTCCAAATaatgacataaaatttaaaaataactatttatcaTGCAAATTAATGTGATTGCAGGGCacaataatgaaaatgataataagTGGTGCTGCAATTACAATGGCCTTTTTAGTAGGATTTGGAGTTATTAATTctacgattaaaaaaaaatctaaatctttgaaaataaatcgtcGCTCCAAGAAACAAAGTGTGAAAACGCGAACAATACAGCAAAATATTGACCAAATTTATTCTATGATGCATAATTCGTATTGGAAGAAAATTGGTATAgtagaaaatttgataatataccCAGTAAAATCGAGTGAGGAACCAGTGTCTAATGATTCATTTGAATTTCGTGATTATGGAATGTATAGACAGGAACGCGGGATACATTTTTGGGATGGGTAAGTacgaaatcttattttttttaattttaataatttcatgatAATATTCACGCAATctaaacaaaataaagataaaataacaaagtattattgtgaaatttattctattttattcatatttaaataacttataacggaaagaaaatttttattacacaatcAGCTgaatctaataattattatttactccGTTATTAGAATGttcttaatatataacaagACGAAAGGTAAATTCGAAGATAGCCGAACACATTTTATATTGCGATCAATGGCAGCGACAATAACGGACACTGACGAAGTAACGTTAAGATGCGACGGAATGAAGAATACAGTAACATtgaatataaatcaatatctcAATTCTGCCTTTCGTCTTACGAAGGAAACGTGGAATGGAACTTTGGAGACatattgtatttcaaatgtaGACATTAATGAATGGGTAAAACAGTAAGTATCCTGTAAtctctattaatttataatgtttatctGAAATCATAATTCTTGTATCTGAAtactaaaaaatcaaaatgtagAGCAATAGAAACTGCCGAGGATGTAATTTTGGTAGTAATGCTTCCAAGTAATTGGAATTCGacacaaaaaataagaaacaattgGTCCCACTTTATTCAAGGTTACAACACTATGGAAGAAGATGAAAcggtaattaatatatagtatttaattaataataattattgataaaataagatCACCAGTTTGTATCAGTTTTTATAGGCACAAATTAGTTTGTTACATGAATCACTGAACCCAAAAgactaaaataaaaagcagaaaaaaacatttttaaacatcAGAGATTAAGCTTACAATACGCTCTGTGCTGTATAATTGCTACAATTAAGTTGAACATTTGTTACatacgttatttattttatttttcgctgtttatcttttaaaaacaagatATTCATTAAGATATTGCTCATTGATAATTACATTCATGACACAAATATGAATTAGTATACTAGAGAAACACGtgcaatacaaataattttttgatataaatgttgctgaaaatatttagtattaaaaaatacaaattgatacTAAAGTTGTTAAGCTTATTTGTGACAATAgatcgttttaatatattttaaaatgaaaaatttccgCAAAATAATTGGATGTTTCTTTAGGGAAAATTCATAACTTTACCACGTTTTGTACTGATAACATCAGATACGTATGTAGAGTCACATAGGAGGTATAAGTATTTGGCCCCAAACATTATCATTAACGTTGACGAAGAAGAAATGATAAATCcttttgaagagaaaaattggGAATGGATAAAACTCGGTGACAATGTAATTCTTAGAAATGTCAAACCAGTTCCGAGGTATTTGCACAcacttacataatttttatagttatgttttatttatttttattatcaaatctttaattaaaaagtttaaaatataaactttaaatatttatgatattcataaaaaaaaagcttgatcaatcatgtaaaaaaaagatactctacttaaaaatttttaacttttattttaacaaattaaattttaaattaacatattatcATAAAACTGTCCCacttgttatttttcaatcgcatttaacaaaatgtatttcaataattgaaaatgcaaaatatttaattaattttattttatttgtattattttggcAATAATTCTCTATCTATTGATTCTTctcaatgtttattattttatccttaaattaaattagttagctagttaataaatgttttattttcattattcagcTGTGATGAAGAAGTCGAACATTTCGGAATTTATTGTGGGTTATGGGAATCTAGTGGAAACGTAAAGGTGGATGAT from Linepithema humile isolate Giens D197 chromosome 2, Lhum_UNIL_v1.0, whole genome shotgun sequence encodes:
- the LOC105679176 gene encoding uncharacterized protein codes for the protein MGTIMKMIISGAAITMAFLVGFGVINSTIKKKSKSLKINRRSKKQSVKTRTIQQNIDQIYSMMHNSYWKKIGIVENLIIYPVKSSEEPVSNDSFEFRDYGMYRQERGIHFWDGMFLIYNKTKGKFEDSRTHFILRSMAATITDTDEVTLRCDGMKNTVTLNINQYLNSAFRLTKETWNGTLETYCISNVDINEWVKQAIETAEDVILVVMLPSNWNSTQKIRNNWSHFIQGYNTMEEDETGKFITLPRFVLITSDTYVESHRRYKYLAPNIIINVDEEEMINPFEEKNWEWIKLGDNVILRNVKPVPSCDEEVEHFGIYCGLWESSGNVKVDDEVYIYYSNT